A DNA window from Bacteroidota bacterium contains the following coding sequences:
- a CDS encoding TetR/AcrR family transcriptional regulator, whose protein sequence is MDKRFEKILTETKRIFMTYGIRSVSMDDICRELGISKKTLYLFVSNKAELVKLTLLHEHRQGAIAFKKIMKENKNAIDQLMMVSLFISKKLSEINPTFSHDLKKYFPSSSREDSEKRNQSIALKVKENIELGIKQNLYRKDLNSELVSQLYVQKIETIMSPENFLASNYSFTEIFKVMFENHIRGIANEEGIKHFEEKIKTFNIKL, encoded by the coding sequence ATGGATAAAAGATTTGAAAAAATACTAACAGAAACCAAGCGTATATTTATGACATATGGAATACGATCTGTATCCATGGATGATATATGCCGTGAATTAGGTATTTCAAAAAAAACCTTATATCTATTTGTGAGCAATAAAGCAGAGCTGGTAAAGCTTACTTTGTTGCATGAACATCGTCAAGGAGCCATTGCTTTCAAGAAAATAATGAAAGAAAATAAGAATGCCATCGATCAGCTTATGATGGTAAGTTTATTTATAAGCAAGAAGCTTTCTGAAATCAACCCTACATTCAGTCATGATTTAAAAAAATACTTTCCTTCATCAAGTCGGGAAGATTCAGAAAAACGTAATCAGAGTATTGCATTAAAAGTGAAAGAGAATATTGAATTGGGAATAAAACAAAATTTGTATCGTAAAGATCTGAATAGTGAATTGGTATCTCAATTATATGTTCAGAAGATCGAAACAATTATGAGCCCTGAAAATTTTCTTGCTTCAAATTATTCTTTCACAGAAATATTTAAAGTCATGTTTGAGAACCATATTCGTGGAATTGCTAATGAAGAAGGTATCAAGCATTTTGAAGAAAAAATAAAAACATTCAACATTAAATTATAG
- a CDS encoding TolC family protein translates to MISKNLIKLFSLFLIFSASQLHGQTSLSLIEAQEYALKNSAQVKNALLDIEKAKKKIWETAAMGLPQINGAVEYTYMPTIPEMQFSAVTHGELQPDGKTVLLNSIDVPIKLGVPHSVTFSATASQLVFSGSYIVGLQTSKMFKKLSEQSLQMSENDVKEDVANTYYMVLAADENNKLLKSTSENMKKTLMEFEAMFKEGLIESTDVDQLKYTVTNIDNTSKMLERQVAIAYRLLKFQMGMDLSQEIILSDQLDDVIAGITMESIINKNLDINSNITYQLLNTQESLQEALVRLEKSAYLPTLAAFYQHQEKPFKADFDFSFPDIAGASLSIPIFSSGMRNAKVAQANIELEKSRNTKKMAVQGLMLEAQQSHIMLQSSFEKFINEKSNQELAKSIYNKTLIKYKEGMSSSMDLTVANSQYLSAQSNYFNALLEVLQAKNKLDNILNNK, encoded by the coding sequence ATGATTAGTAAGAATTTAATTAAACTATTTAGCTTATTCCTAATCTTTTCAGCTTCTCAGTTACATGGACAAACAAGTCTGAGCCTGATTGAAGCACAAGAGTATGCATTAAAGAATAGTGCACAGGTAAAAAATGCTTTGCTGGATATTGAAAAGGCAAAAAAGAAAATCTGGGAAACTGCAGCAATGGGATTACCACAAATTAATGGTGCGGTCGAATATACGTATATGCCCACTATTCCAGAGATGCAATTTTCAGCTGTTACCCATGGCGAGTTACAACCAGATGGAAAAACAGTGCTTCTTAATTCAATAGATGTACCCATAAAATTAGGAGTTCCCCATTCAGTAACTTTTTCAGCAACTGCTAGTCAATTGGTTTTTTCGGGATCGTATATAGTAGGTTTACAAACTTCAAAAATGTTTAAAAAACTATCTGAGCAAAGTTTGCAGATGTCGGAAAATGACGTGAAAGAAGATGTAGCCAATACTTATTACATGGTTTTAGCAGCTGATGAAAACAATAAGTTGTTGAAATCAACTTCTGAAAATATGAAGAAAACCCTTATGGAGTTTGAGGCAATGTTCAAAGAAGGTTTGATTGAAAGCACTGATGTAGATCAACTAAAATATACCGTAACAAATATTGACAACACATCAAAAATGTTGGAAAGACAAGTTGCAATAGCCTATCGTTTGCTAAAATTTCAAATGGGTATGGATTTGAGTCAGGAAATTATACTATCAGATCAGCTGGATGATGTAATTGCTGGTATTACAATGGAAAGTATTATAAACAAGAATCTGGATATCAATTCAAATATTACCTATCAGCTACTTAATACGCAGGAATCTTTGCAAGAAGCTCTGGTAAGACTTGAGAAATCAGCTTATTTGCCAACACTTGCTGCTTTCTATCAACATCAGGAAAAGCCATTTAAAGCAGATTTTGATTTTTCATTTCCGGATATTGCAGGAGCAAGTTTGAGTATTCCCATTTTTAGTTCAGGAATGCGTAATGCAAAAGTGGCTCAGGCAAATATTGAGCTCGAGAAAAGCAGAAATACTAAAAAGATGGCTGTTCAAGGCTTAATGCTTGAAGCGCAGCAGTCACATATTATGCTACAGTCTTCTTTCGAGAAGTTTATTAATGAAAAATCCAATCAGGAATTAGCCAAGTCAATCTATAATAAAACCCTGATAAAGTACAAAGAAGGAATGTCGTCAAGCATGGATTTGACGGTGGCAAACAGTCAATATCTGTCGGCTCAAAGCAATTATTTCAATGCTTTATTGGAAGTATTGCAGGCAAAGAATAAATTAGATAATATTTTGAATAATAAATAG
- a CDS encoding efflux RND transporter periplasmic adaptor subunit: MKTNNLKNTRKMKSFATIAIAALVLMASCSQPDKTAQLEKLKKEQADITLKIKTLEEEISSEGKVVEHTNLVPVKVANLAKQVFKHSFETQGNVESENNILVPAQSQTLVTAIYVKEGDRVSKGQLLAKSDGSILEKSIAALKVNVDLTNTIYEKQKRLYDQEIGSEIQYLSAKSSKEGLEKQMAALQEQLKLTRIISPINGTVDEVNLKVGESAMFGGIRVVQLSALKVKAAISEKYIASVHKGDEVKINFPDLDTIIYKKIESVSQVINPDNRTINIEFSLPSGIKDLKPNMISVLSITDYVNENASVVPQKIIQRKGDEEFLFVAEKDGDNWKAVRRIITIGQTQNGKAEVLSGLKTNDKLIIYGYQNLSDGQLVRVQKN; this comes from the coding sequence ATGAAAACTAATAATCTTAAAAATACAAGAAAAATGAAATCATTTGCTACAATTGCAATAGCAGCACTGGTATTGATGGCATCCTGTTCACAACCAGATAAAACAGCACAACTTGAAAAGTTAAAAAAGGAGCAAGCTGATATTACATTAAAAATAAAAACACTTGAAGAAGAAATTTCAAGTGAAGGAAAAGTGGTTGAACATACCAATTTGGTTCCAGTTAAAGTCGCAAACTTAGCCAAACAGGTGTTCAAACATAGTTTTGAAACACAAGGTAATGTGGAGTCAGAAAACAATATTTTAGTTCCTGCCCAGAGCCAAACTTTGGTTACGGCAATTTATGTTAAGGAAGGCGATCGCGTTTCAAAAGGACAACTTCTTGCAAAGTCGGATGGCTCCATATTGGAGAAATCAATTGCAGCATTAAAGGTAAATGTTGACTTAACTAATACAATTTATGAAAAGCAAAAAAGGCTTTATGATCAGGAAATTGGCAGTGAGATTCAATATCTTTCAGCAAAATCATCAAAAGAGGGTCTTGAAAAACAAATGGCTGCCTTGCAAGAGCAGTTGAAACTGACCAGGATTATTTCTCCAATCAATGGAACCGTTGATGAAGTAAACTTGAAAGTTGGTGAATCAGCTATGTTCGGAGGAATTCGTGTTGTACAATTGAGTGCATTGAAAGTAAAAGCCGCTATTTCTGAAAAATACATTGCCAGTGTTCATAAGGGCGATGAGGTGAAAATTAACTTTCCAGATCTCGATACAATTATTTATAAGAAAATTGAGTCTGTATCACAAGTAATCAATCCAGATAATAGAACCATTAACATTGAATTCAGTTTACCAAGCGGAATTAAAGATCTGAAACCGAATATGATTAGTGTGTTAAGCATTACTGATTATGTAAATGAAAACGCATCAGTTGTTCCTCAAAAAATTATTCAACGAAAAGGAGATGAGGAGTTTTTATTTGTTGCAGAAAAAGATGGAGACAATTGGAAAGCAGTCAGGAGAATCATCACTATAGGACAAACTCAAAATGGAAAAGCTGAAGTTTTAAGCGGACTGAAAACCAATGATAAATTGATCATTTATGGTTATCAAAATTTGTCAGATGGTCAGTTAGTGAGAGTTCAGAAAAACTAA